The DNA region aaatattatttgtgtgcatattaaaataaataaatttaaaaatcttaaaaaaaggtactaaaactgtatttaaaacattctaaGTTTGaatctttgtgttttgttttgtgactAAAAACTatatcagcatttaaaaaaaaaactaaaactttaactaaaaaacatttaaatttttaggaaagaaagaaagaaagaaagaaagaaagaaagaaagaaagaaagaaagaaagaaagaaagaaacttaaaaaattataaataaattagcatttgtgatttaaaatttaatttaaaaaatctgagtTTGCTTTATGTGTTtgtagggctgcacaatttttgtgattaaaaactacatagacatatttacaataaaacaacaatagcaACTAATAACAGTTTGAAccaacaacaaaattacaaaaaagttaaactgaaaacagaaaagataaaaactaaatctaatttaaaaatattagcaaaacCACTTTAATGGCACTAACCGCTGAAACAAACTTGGGATAAAAAGCTTGTAAACATGGAtagcataaaaaagaaaagcatgtaCACAAATACCTAAAAAGCAGCCCATCTCCTGCCATGGCATAGATGACTCTGGGCATAGGAAACAGAGATCCCAGCAGACTGACAGTGAGCCCTGCCACAGCGCCCACAGCTACAATATACTTCCCTGCCAGGAAGCCATGAACGGCAAACATCTCCATCAGCGGGGCATCGCCATCAATCAGGTTAAAAGGCACCAGCAATGTCAGAATCACGCTCACCTAAGACATATAAACAAGTCAAATGCTTATTATGTGGCAGTTTTTCACCAAATGTCTTTTAGGACACAATCTCAGTCCTTATTTCAAAGTGTGCCTGATTCATCCAATTCCACTAAACAATAAGAAAACTCACGATGCATTTCATCTGTCTCAGGAGAGTAAAAAGCAAATTGCTTTCagattaatatttgaaaaaggaTGAGCAGAGGTCTTCAGCTCTAGGGATCAGAATAGagcttaaataaattaaaagccaGCTCTGAAGTGcttgaatgattcattgaaaTGTTGAATGTGCAATATAGGCTGAAATACTTGCATACACCTATTTTTCCTGCAGTGTTTGTcctttaataattcaatattcaAATTCCAATGGTACAATGCACATTCACTCAAAAGagaattctgttattaattacccTCGTGTTATAAGACTTTTATAAGacttcttcagaacacaaattaagatatttttgatgacagCTTTCTGATCCTCCATAGAAAGCAATGCAACCGACACTTTCAGGACCCAGAAAGGTAGCAAGGATATCAATCGTGTTATAAGGACATTTTTGGTGTCATTGTCTAACACATAAAAATAGAACTTTTTTAactagttatttttgtttaattagaaCACAAAAAGTATATCTGAACATGTCAGTTGATTTCCTGTCTACAGGgtgtcagaaagctctcggatctcatctaaaatattttaatttgtgttctgtagATAAACCCAGGTcttaaaggtttggaacaacaaaaGGGTTGTTGTTAAGTAATTAAtgatataattttgaaataattttgaaaatcaCTTTATGTTCtcataatgttattattaatgcaacaaaaatgcattaagtaattttgcaaaaataaataattcactttgtatttaaaacagaggaaataattaaaatatcttgtaaatgtttattttgtattaaaacaacACTGTACAGTTTCTTACTTTCCACctattattaaagttattacCAGAATTTATTTAGTCATATAATATTAGCTAAACCTGTTAAAGATGATTATGCGATTAAACATAATATCCTTCTCAGTTCAGTGTACGTGTATGAGAGGAGTCAGTGCACTCACAGAGACATACGCTGTGAGACAGGTGACGAGAGACGCTGTTATAGCGTATGGAATGGAAGTGTCTGGGCTCTTGGCTTCTTCTCCTGTGGTGGCGATAATATCAAAGCCAATGAAGGCGTAGAAACAGGTTGCAGCTCCTTGCATGACCTACAAAGCACATAGTAAATAATCAATGTTATAACAAAATGCTCATTTCTAAACAACACATTCAATAAAGACAAACAGAGTAAAGCATTTACATTTCCACACAGTCAACAATCTTACCCCTGACCAGCCATAGGGCAGAAACCTCCCATCCTCCCAGTTGGATCCAGAAAGGAAAAACAGTCCAGCAATCACCATAAAGACCCACACGACCAGGTTAACAACATTGAGCACATTATTGAAGCTCACAGAGTTCTTCACCCCTAAACCCACAATCACCGTCACTAGCATAGCTATCAGCAGAGCCAGCAGGTCTGGATAAGATTCCTCTCCCTTACCTGGAACCAGACAGACAAATAAAGGACGGATGAAGCCATCCACACACCAACCACACAAGTGATTTTAGTATCTGGTTACTCACCCAGGCCATTCAGCGTTCCAAGATGGTTGATCATGAAGCGGCTGATGGTGTGATTGGCTAAAGAGTCGAACATGCTGCTCAGTGCACTGGCCCCCGCTGCTGTGCCAATCAAATACTCCAAAATGAGATTCCATCCGATGAAAAAGGCCACAAATTCCCCCACTGTGACATAACTGTACGTGTAGGCGGAGCCTGTCGTCTTGGGGACTCTCACTCCAAACTCAGCATAGCAGACGCCTGTGTGAAAATCACTGTGATTAGCTGTTTGACAAGTTCATAACGCAGAAATACAGTTAAAGTCAACGTCTGGAATTTTATGCATGTGGCCGTTTGGGGGTGTCAATTTAAGTCTCAGCTTGTTGCTTATATGTGCTTTGATTTTCTGATTATTAGGGAAAAGCAATTCATTGTTCACCATGTTTAAAATTTTACTggcaatgtaacattatttataaatatagttaaatgtagaatttcctattattatttatataagtaaatacgatcaaagaaggctgtgaaaatgaatatgcattgttaatatgaatatgcatcttttattttaagaaaatcacaaaaatctaacctttcattaaacaataagaatttaaaaaactaaatatttttctcaaatgcaCTCTGGACACAATTTTTGGCACCCCtagaaattattgtaattttttccattcattaggcaaaatgtaattcatattttatgtaatttagttttcttGGTCaatgtaaaagtattaatatttttaactcaTGCTGAAAaatcttaatgttttaaaataacatatagtcttatgcttttattttctgttaaatagaaaataattatgGTAATATGGCATATTTACAGGCctataatttaaacattaactttattattatctatttattaatttctcttttctacttcgtatttcatttcattcaaattgaTAGATTGTTcttggtacacacacacacacacacacacacacatatatatatatatatatatatatatatatacacacacacacacacacacacacatattattggCTTTgtgaactttacatttaaatttgaagaATTTGAAGTCTCACCTGACAGAATGGATGCCACAGCAGCAATGATGAAGGACAAGATCACTCCAGGTCCCGCCATTTCTTTGGCCACAAGCCCAGCGACCACATACATGCCTGTGCCCACGCAGCTGCCCACCCCAAGTGACACCAGGTCCACTGTAGTGAGCACACGGGCCAGCCTGGTGCCATGCAGGTCACCCGAACCCTCCTGCATGGAGTCCACAGGTTTAGTGCGCAGGATTCGTGAGTGGAGTCCATACCAAGATGACTCCCACTCGATTCTCCTGGGGTCCAGTTTAGCAAAGACAGCGCTCATCCTCCAGCCCAGGAAGACTCGGATAAAAGAAGGGTGAGGTTTGTCCTCAGGGTCTCGTTCCAGGTGTTTCCTCTAAACTTGTCTTGTATGAGTGTCTCCTGCTTTATTCTTACCTccctcctgtctctctctctgtctctctctttcacacacacacacagacacacacacacacacaccctgtcTCAAAGAGGATCCATGAGCTGGTCAATCATCATAGTGTTCTACACTGAATCGGCAATGACATCCTACAAAAAGAGGAAAGCATGTAAATCGCATATCATCCACAGATAGTGAAACCTAATTGACTCAGACAAAGCATCATGCTGGGTTTAATACTGCAGAGCAACATGTTACAATAGTCGAACAATAGAAAGTGTCCTTTCATTCACTTAGGTGAAATGTTGCTATGGTGGCACGTCTCATTAAACTTGCAGATTAGCATATGGAGAGCATCAGATATCTAGTGGACAATGATATACTAATAGAGAGAACAATGTGAACAGAATGTCATATTTCAGCCTGGAGAAACAGTACTGAGGTctgtaaacaaaaccaaataggTACTTTAtgatataaatgttgaaataacaTACTGTAACAGACAGGCGTAGAACTAGTGTgaacaataattaaacatttttatactgtatacctatagttttttttttataaagaaacagAATATGTATCATATTACTAACTAGATTAATAGATAAAACGATAAAACATgctataatacatatttaatagtCTTTTTTAAGttgtagaattatttttatatattatatatgttttaaaaattgcaatatttaagATTAGGCaatatttaagattaaaaattgcaatatttaagATTATTCCTGTCAGAATTGAAAATTCTTGAATATTTAGCATATACATTCACACAAAAGGATCagttttactaaaacaaaacaatagtattattattatattattattattattatatgaaaaatatatatactgtaaaatagtgctgtcaaacgattattcACCGTTGCatccaaattaaatgtttttgtttacataatatatgtgtgtgaatatttataatgtatatacacacgcatgcatttatatagtttagaaaaaaatatgttaataaattaaatatatttataatgtaaagtatatgaatataaaaatataaatgtacatatatgtaaatattctctcaatatatactgtatgtgtgtgtgcttatatatacatcatatatatacacagaaaacatacatattttccttattaaacttttttgtaagcagttaatcatgattaattgttcaTAGCactaaaaaacaatttaatgacATATTCCTGTTTACATGGCAACAACATATTTTAGgacaaaatgtatattcactATAGAAATGTTGctatctgaatgcattttaaaatcagtgtaattttagtatcactgagacacaggttttatattttttgcctctatgttaatttagtttaaattagttttagtaatttttttttaagttttttgacattttgacacCTTTGACATTTAATGTCATAATTTCCCTATATTTCTTCGGCCTATATCTGCATGAGGCCTATTTATAAACTGTCATCTGCTATGTCAGCCTCCATCTGCTTCAATTCACCATGTTCCTCACggtcttcttttgtttttcccttCGCAGATAGCATCACCACACAGCGCTATCTTGTTTCCTTCAATCTAATGCAGGCCTGCCGTTCACCGAGACAAGCTGCAGTTGCCGTCACAGACCCAAGATCTGCTGGATCTGCCTGTTGGTAATTACCAGTCCCACTGCTCTGTCAGTGCCTGCAGGATCTGTTTCATACAACCTGACAATATCTCATTTGTTATCAAACCGGGGGGAATTGAAGCAAGGCTGACAGCGATTTACCAGATGATGTCAGATACGGAGGGAAGTTATATCCGCATTATCTttggagaaaataaaagtgaGAGACCAGATGTCAAACTCTCTCAGGTGTCTCCGTAATAGCGCCGTATTATagacattataattatattgtggTCTGAGTAACCCATAcgtttttctgtttctcatttcaCCTGCCTGAAGTAAGTGAATAAATGGATATGGAAAAGTATTTAAGCATTAAACAGCGAGAAAATCGAGCATTCCAGCACACAGAATACAAATAGGCtacaatttttcaaatataaaaagtaataatatgtgCACAGTAAACACTCTTTACAGTTTATAGCCAAGTATATAAGATAAAGACTGGCTCTCATCTTCTATGTGTAGAAATGATTCATGAAGTCTTGAAAAGGGATCTCTGAATACATTTACTCCTGACAAAAGAATTGATGTCATCAGGCTCCAGAGCAAGGGATAGGAAACAGATTAAAAGGAAGAAcgtatatataaagagagaagCCAGACATCAGTGCACTTACATTTACACAGAGCTCCTGCAAAATGCTGTTTCTTGTAACAGAAACAATATGATACCCAAGCCATAAAATTAGTATAAGCTAAAGTTAGAAGTCTGCTTTCGGCCAGTCATGAAGTTCAGAAGGAAATTACATCATTATTTCATGTTGCGGGGTTTCTAGACACGTTTGAATTTAAACACCAGGCATTTGAACAGTGATGCCTTGTAAACACAgaaattaagtttgtttttcttgaCCATTTTTTCAGCACCTTGGTCAGTTCCATTGTCATACAGCTAATGTGACAACATGCAGTGTCAAAGAATGCTATGCTATCCTCAATAGTTTATTAGAATAAACACTGGAATAGTGTGCTTAAACTTCACGTTTAACATCAGCATTTTACTTCAAAAAATCCCCACATTTTGCATTTGTCTCCTGCATTTAATCCAAATATATATCTGTATGCATAGTTAAATTGGAATGCAATAAGTCATTGAAACTGTGCAACTGGTAACctttcatatataaaattaattaggaTCTTTCTCAAGGGAGAGCTGAACGTTAAACTAAGGAGTGCTATACTGAGCTGAGCCATAAATGAATCGCTGTTAAAACAGACatagaaaatacaattttctcCAACTTGAGCCAAAGTAAAGCCTGCAACTGCTCTGTCCACTCTGGTAAAACAAATAGCTCTGCGAAACAGAAATAGAAGTGTCCagtttcaaatcaaaaacatttttccttgGCAGAAAAGGAGCAAAAACTCACCAGTGGGGATTTTACACTCTATTCTCCATTATGTCCAGCGGTACAGAAGGAATCCAGGCAAAGCTTGTAGAGACGGCAGGGGACATAAAGCGGAGACGTTGTGAATTATTTAGGCTTTTCTCCTTGTGATCAGAGGAGAGTTCATTATTAAAAGATGTGTTCGCCATTCAACAGCTGCCTAGCTTTCTGGACTGTTTTCGATTGACATACTCTGTTAAGTCAATGTAGGCTGCATGCTTTACATTCCCCTGGTGAGACTGGTGATATGGATTAAACAAAGAGTTTAAAATCTACTGCCTACTTTACCAAGACAGATAACATCCAATATGGGTCATTAAAGTAGTGCGAATGTGCAAGATGATTCACAAATAAGCAAAAGGCTTATAGAAATGGCTTGTAGAAATGTACTACACTTGAAGAACTCCAACATCGGTTACTGTCATAATCAGAAAATAGACCGCGAGTATAGCACACAGTTAATCAAATAAACTTGTTGCAGCGCATTCATTGTAGTTTGAGAGGTAAACAAGATCACTGACAAACTCAGCTGGTAGCTGACTGAATAGCCTCCCAAATAGACATGTGTCCTAGAGACACAAAGCCATcagtttcattattattgtagtaattCTTGTCTATgcgtttaattaatttttaattacccTGCCACTCAACTTCAATGGCGGAGACTCAAATGGATCTCAGGTTCCACAGGAAACAAAAGTATCGCCATGGTGACAGCATGCCAGAATCCAGCAAGTGTTTGCAACGCTCTCATTGCAACAGTGAACACGATTattctgcaaaaaaagaaaaaaaaagtgctttcaaCAAGGATAATATAGGTTGACCAAACACCACATCTTTTCCATGCTATGTCAAGTCAATCTTTCAaaatttctcaaatatatatatttgtgtatactaTAGCTTTTTCAGTCTTCAAAATTCAATGTTATGTACGTGTCATTACGTTTTtgtgaaaattgtttttaattatttttccagTGCAtttgaaattacataaaaagtatCCCATAGTGACCTATGCATACCTGAACTAACTTGGCGTACTACTTAATTGTGCTGGTATtcgttgtttttaaaaatgaagcgCGATTACTTCAAATATGTGTGTTGTTTGAGTTATATAGTGTAACTTGCGTATGTATCTGGTGTTCTCCAGGGTCGTTTGTTAGTTTGCAAATAGTGCAACTTCAATTAAAGAGCAAACTGAGAAGAATAAGTTCAAATAATATTCGGATCTTACGGATCTTGAGTTACAGGCAGCTCAACTGcatcatcatcaaaaatgcataaCAAATGCACCATTGCGGCCCAGTGGGATGGAGGAAATAAAATTTAAGCAGGAtcaaaaattacagttaaatgtATAACACGCGGTGGCCTTCATTCCCACGTTTTGTCGGGGATACTGTTGAAATAAACAGTTCATGCTGGTTCAACTGGGACGCTCATTTGAACTGGTCCTTTGTTCGTTTAAACTGGTCCTTAGCTGGCCATGTGCTGGTCCTAAACTGGTCCACCCAtcttaaaaacagcataaaccagcaaagcactaacttaaaccagcatcccagcttcgaaacatacctaaccagtatattctgttttttttttcaatagggACAGATCACAGTTATATCATAGAATCAAGATATGactactcaaaaaaaaaatgttgtgctcCGTAATATGTGTCGAAATTGGTTTTGGCTATGCAGTATTGTCTTTCAAATATTTCCTTTACATGGCCTTGACTCCCACATTAAAACCATGTCAGACACATTTTATAGCTTCTGCTTCGTTGCTTCTGACttgttgacacacacacagcagtataTGTTATTCCACAATTTCTGTGAAAACAGCAGGATCACAAAGATGATTGTTTTTTCCCCACTAAGACAATGTTCTGAAGAAAAAGCTCTTGTCTGGCATTTCTTTAGAACAAACCTGAGTCTTCGCCAACTAGGCTAGGTCAGTggaacaatattatttttgtacataacTGAAGCTGTCAAAGTTTAGTTGACTTTAAAAGGAGACAAAATATTGTACGTGTGGCCTGTACGTGGTTTGGTTTTTGTTAGAAATGCAGATAGAGTGAGCAAAACATAGCAGggattacaaaatatttaaaatggcttttttttttttacacgtgcACAGCTATAGGCTACAGTTaacttgaaataataataataataaaaacaaatctctgcTGACATCTGGTGGATATGAATGGATAGGTTTAGTAAAAATGAATGAGCCCGTGGAGTTGCAGCACGAGAAAATAAACGAAATCAGCATGAACATGACATTAATTTGttcagttaaataaattattgccACATAACAATGATTTAATCACGAGGGaaacttaatgtttttacatgcaATGTTTAATCACGCTGAATGATCACATACAATGAAggaatgtttaatgcatttacgaacagtgtttatttttttgtcttttgcatGTCTCTCGTACATCATGTCCTTAATTTGCAGCTTTGGATCCCTTTGAAGACTCTGCACAGGTTCGTCAAAGCAAGTATTTGTCTCATGGGAACGTTTTGTAAGTTTCATAGCTCGAATGGTGGAAGCTTTGCTCATTGCAGTCTCACACAtcttctctgtttctctgcagATGTGTGGACTGAAAAGAATAGAAGgatggtttgtttttgtttaatgagcTGGTGCAGTGCATGACTCTGTTTGGCCGTGAAGTCATTCCTCCATCTCTTGGTGCAGAGCTATGATTGTGACATTGAACTCTGGCTCGTTTCAGAATGATCTCTTCACGTCTATGCTTCCCAAAGTGCATTTTCCTGCCCAAAGAATTGGTTTGTTTCCTTAGCAAGTTGGATGATAAATAGGTGGATTTTGCAAGACAGCATGAATGTTCTGAAACCTTCAAGCCCGGTCTCAGTAAGAAGCTTGTAGGGCTCCCAGAAAAATGTCTTCCATTCTTATTCCTGTTGTTCAGGGGGCTTTGCGGTGCATATAGTGGACTTTGCAGGGCCACAGCATGCAGTGGACTGGGATAGCGATACACTTCCATGCCCTGGTGACCTGGAAGATCAGAACAGTAGGTGGGTTGCAAGACAACTTTGGATTGAAGTATGTCTGAAACATCTGGCCAGTGCGAGTCTGGATACAGATCTGCAACAGATCGGAAACTATCTTCAGGAATCGTCTCGTCTAAGAAATGGGATTGAACTCCTCTGTGCTCTCGTAATACAGTGGGTCGGCTCTCCTGAGGTTCCTCACCCATCACATATTCTCCCTCTCCGAGAGTGCTTTTGTATTTCAAGGAGGCCAGTGAGGTGGAGAGAGAGCTGATGGTATCATCACAGTTAGAAGGAATAAAAACATCCCCATAGTCGCAAAAACCCGAGCTTGTTCTTGACCGACTTTCCAGTTCTTGGTCATGCCACCTTTTTTCCATCGGACACTGATGATGAAGCAGGTCTTCAGATGAATGACTCGAACATGACCAAAGTACTCTAGATTTTCTAGGCTCTTCAACAGCTTCTTCAGAAAAACTGCGCTTGAGTTTAAGTCTGAATGAGTCTTTATCCACCCAATGATCATGCTGTCTTTGATTGATAATCGTTGATGCTGAAACGTCAGATTCGACTTTGCTTTTTCCCAGGGCTGTCTCCACCATTATTTTGTGCCTGACTCTCAGGACCTCCAACTCCAGAAGTCCTGCCAAAGTAGCACGAAATCTCTCTCCAATACGTTTCCTCCCAATGCTGGTCCATTGTGCTGCTTCAGTCTCTTCTCTGTGCAGAGCATTAGATAACATCTTGGTAACAGGCTTAAGGCTCAAATTCTGGCTACCTTTCACACCGAAGGTCTTTATAACAAAGTCACCCATATCagtgcaaatgcatttaattccaGACCTGTCTATTGATAAGATTTTCACTAACCTTTGACTTTAGGTGAAGAATATGTCAATGTATTATCCCACAAATGATAGCATTAAGTTTAACTTTAAGTTAACAAGGTTAAAGATCGGTATCATTGCCAGTGATAGCTTTAACTCTTGTAATAGTGTATATCATTGTGAGCATGAAAGCATTTTAgctattcatgttttttttaaacaatgtaaagtTAAAGGGCAACTAGTATCActatataatttaattctatCGCTACATAATCAACGGTCAGAAAATTTTGCAACAAATTTAaacaatcatttacatttaaaacaatttcattGCAACACAACATATGTTGTTCAAGTTCAATATTCTTATATACGGTCTAAATACGGGCTttgtaccatttttttaaattaaaataacgtttggtcatttgaaaaaatatggaACAAAAAGGAGCACTGTATTATTTCACTTCTAATCatttcttcagaaatgattaaaaGCCGTTTGATAAATGCATTTGCCCAAAATTCCTGAACAAGTCAGCATTCATGACATTACAAACTACACTGTGACAAACATAATTTGAACGACATTGCAAAAACACTCCTGCAATGATTGTTACTACTGTAATGATTTACAGGTCGTTTCATCACTGCAATAATCTCTATTAATCAGACAACACTGGCAACATGTTTAACAAATCTTTAACTCTTCCACCCTTGCTCCACGGGTACATGAAACATTTACTACCAcggaaaaaaatcaaacatgacAACATTTCCGtgtatctttttatttacaaagcaGTTATCAAAACATACAGTCCTGCGTTTGAAGATGTGACAGCTCATACAGGACCATCGATACACAAACATATGTCAAGACAGAGCTTTCATTCATCAGCATCAGACTCATCATCCTGACTGATCTGGAAGTAGCGCAGCTCGTAGCTCTCCTTGTCTGACGCCACCACCCTGAGCCAGTCTCTGAGGTTGTTCTTCTTCAGGTACTTCTTTGTGAGGTACTTAAGATACCTGAGGAACAAAGATgttaatatacacatacaaaaactTTAGAAAGatcactaataataaacataagcCTGCTGAATCGAATCTCACCTTTTAGAGAACTGCTTCTCTGATGTGACGCTGATTTTGTTCTTCTGACGTGCAATTTGCACTACATTTCCCAAGTTGCCTGTTTTGCCATTAACCTTCACCTTCTCTTTCAGAAAGGTTTCCTGTTAGTAATAAAACAGCATGACCACTAGGGAAGAGAACCCTAGGCATTTAACTAGGGAAGGGAACCCTAGTTAGGGCGCAGCATTAGTGATGCAACTAATCATCATCATGATGATTTATGTTCAGTAAAGGatactttaaaacaaagaaacaaacaaaaaaacctcatCTTAAATGTACTTAgagaaacagatttaaaaagaacCATTTAAATTCTAGATCCAAATAACAGGaacaaataaagcattaatttgATTATCTAGCCAATGAAACAACCTTTTGTTTCAGTACAGAAATGTTAAGGACTTTATACcatgtatattaattttattacattttcatcttTCCGTGCCCGCGAGAACCCTGACCATAAATAGGAGTCACGTGTTTctatcaaaaaatgttttttaatacaaCTTACAAAGTTGGCAGAGTCAAGGATCCCATCCTCCACAGGGTGAGTACAATCAAGGGTGAACTTCCAGGAAGCTccctttttattctttttcacagCGGTGTGCCTTTTCTAAAGAAacaaatgttgtatttttacgTAAACCCTACATTAAACAACCATTTTCTAATTTTTCCTGCGTTCGTAAGTCATACTTCTGTATAAAGTTAACAACCTTAAACTAATAAACGCATTATGAAACGCACTACTGTAATTCTCTCTCTTATTTTAACCAAATACGTTTGATGGTTCTTTAAAGCTAAAATGCTCATCCACGTGTCTCCCACTAGAAGTCGAACTAATGGGTTATTTCATTGTCCCTTTTGCAAAAACTAACTCTGGATAACATAATTCATAGAAATGTGATGCATCTCGTGTTTTaaccacacaaaacaaaaactaaaaagcatttaaacataaaGACCGGTCTCCGGTCGACACATACCGGTGCCATCTTGGTGAGGTTGGCGTGAAAGAGGAAGTGACGTAGGTCTACGCAAGAGTTCACAGTATTATCTCTAATTTGATTGGCTGCCATTAATGCAGCGACGTCCGATTTGTGATGAATCGTAATGAGTCGGATCAGACGAGTCAGCTGAATCAGTTAAACGTAAGCATAATAACAGAACGTTACAATAAAACGGTGTAATTATAACGTTTTATCAGAACATACGAAACAGCCTTTTTCAGTTACGACTCACgagattaaaatgtatttaatatcaaagcaaattatatttagtttataaataGATTTAGGTTTCAGAATCAAAGCTACAGGAACTTGGACAAAAcgtaatattacaataaacgCCTTAATGAATGATAACTACCTGCTATTATTGCGATGTATGCCACACTGGTCAAACGTTAATTCTGACGtgaaagaatcttttttttaaccggTTCTTTGAAACAAACTGCTCGAAAGAACCGATTCACgaaaattgttcattttgagTATGAAGAGAtttgtagaatataaaaaaatgtatattattgaaaaatatagcAGTTGTTTCACCATGTAAATGCGAACATTTAGGAGTTATGTATGGCTTTTGgcaattatattatttcatattgtgTATacttaagcatttaaaacagacCTGCTGCATGGCTCTGTAGTTATTGTAATATGAATGTAACTGGCTTGACATACTATtaacatgacaaaaacataaaccacaaatagG from Puntigrus tetrazona isolate hp1 chromosome 24, ASM1883169v1, whole genome shotgun sequence includes:
- the rpl22l1 gene encoding 60S ribosomal protein L22-like 1, which encodes MAANQIRDNTVNSCVDLRHFLFHANLTKMAPKRHTAVKKNKKGASWKFTLDCTHPVEDGILDSANFETFLKEKVKVNGKTGNLGNVVQIARQKNKISVTSEKQFSKRYLKYLTKKYLKKNNLRDWLRVVASDKESYELRYFQISQDDESDADE